The DNA sequence GGGCGCATGTCTGTTTTGCGTCTTCCAGCTGTGTTCCGAGACGCGCGGCCATTTCGCCGACGTGCGACCGCGTCTCCTTTGTCGAGCTGGACATGGCTGCAACGGATTTGGACATGGCCATGATCGTTGCGCCGAGACCGTCGCGCGTATCCTGCAGCGCTTTCAGGCGGCGGTTCAGTACGAAACAGTATGCGCACGCGGCAAATGACACGAGGATGATAGCGATGTCGGTGGCTTGAATAGGCATGTGGCTCACCTCAGCAGGAATTCTGTGATCAGGACGCCTTGCGACACGCCGCCGCCCAGCACCAGTTCGGAGCGGCGGCTCAGTTGTTCGCGCATGTGGGCGTAAAAGTCGGGATTTTCGAAGTCGCTGAGTTCGACCGAGCGCAGGTAGTTGGTAAATGCGTCGATCAGTACCGGCTCAGCCTTCTCAACCATACCTGCGCCACCATCACTGGTAACAATCGACACCTTCATTTTCAGGTACCGTGTCGCGGGTTCGCTTCCGATCGTAATGAGTATGTCCTGCAATTCGACATATGACTGGTCTTGCTGCGCGATGGGCTCGACCGATGGACCCGTTTCAGCCACCGGGCAAGCCGGTCCCGTCGGCGGATCTGAGGCCAATACATATACGGTTGCGAAAGAGCTGGTCATGGCGCCCACAGCAAGAATTGCCAGGCCGACAAAACCGCCGCCTGACTTCTTTCCGCTGGTCTGATCACCGCCGTCCGCGGCCGTTTCGCCAGCTTTCGCAGCACCTTTTTTGGCCATTAACTTCCCGGCTATCCCAAGACTCCCAATGCTCCTTAAAGAGGGCTTCGGGTAAAGGAACCGTTAATGATTTTCGGCCAGATATTAACCATTCCAACGATCCGCCCTGATATGGGAAGACCTGATTCATGAATTTTATCGCCAATCTTCGAGCGTTACCCGTTAGCCGGCAGATCATGCTGGCTATCGCCGTGCTGGGGGTCGTCGGCATTATGAGCGTCATGGTCCAAGGGGCCATGAAACAGCCGATGGGATTGCTGTATTCCGGGCTCGATGCATCGGTCACAGGGGAAATAATCGACGAACTCGATAAGCGCGGCACGAGATACGAGATCAAAGGCGATGCGATCCTGGTGCCGCAAAAGGATCGTGATGCGATCCGGTTTGCGCTTGCCCGGGACGGGCTGCCGAAGCAGTCGGTCCAGGGGTATGAGTTGCTGGATAATGTAAACGGATTTTCCGTGACCTCGGAGATGTACAATGCTGCCTATTGGCGTGCGAAAGAGGGGGAACTGACGCGAACAATTCTCGCTGTTCCGGGAATCAAGTCGGCACGGGTGCATATCGGCGCGAGCTTGCGATCAGGTTTCGCGCGGTCGGACCCGGCGCAAACGGCGTCCGTGACTCTGTCGTCAGCGCATGATCTGACGAAAAGCCAGGCGCAGGGTATACAGTACCTCGTTGCGCTCGCGGTGTCCGGACTGAGCCCGGACGAAGTCGCCGTTATCGATCTGAACAAGGGGATCCTGGCTGGACCGGGGGCTTCATCTACGGAACAAGCCGGAGTGGCGGCAGAAACTCAGGAAGCGCAGCTGGAGCAGAAGGTCCTTCACCTGCTGGAAGCCCGTGTCGGTCCGGGGAATGCGCGGGTTTCCGTTTCGGTCGATGTGAGCCATGAGCGCCAGCGGACGTCTGCGGTAACCTATGATCCGGACTCCCGCGTTGTGCGTTCACGGACGACAGGTGACGTTGCCGAAACCAGCGGCGGAACGTCTGGTGCATTGACCGTGTCCAGTAATCTGCCTCAGGGGAATGCCCCTTCTGGCAGTCAAAGCAACAGCACAGTCAAGAATTCGTCCGAATCTGTCTCCTACGAAATCAACGAAACCCGCACGGAAACAGAGCGCTTGCCTGGGCAGGTACAGCGGATGTCTGTCGCTGTTCTCGTCAATGAACAGGTGCTCGGGCTGGATCCGGCGGCCCCCGACGCCGCAACGGTCAACGATGAGATGGTTGCGAATTTCCGCCAATTGGTGACGTCTGCGATCGGTCTTGAGCCGGGACGAGGGGATAGTCTGACTGTGGAATTCATGCCGTTTCAGGCTGCTCCTGTAGAAGAGCTTGCCGCTGCACCGGGCATGATGGAGCAGCTGATGGAGCGGTACTTCTGGTCAGGAATACAGATTCTTGTGCTGGGACTTGTCGTCATTGTTTTGGCGCTTGGTGTGATCCGGCCCATGCTGAAGCAGCCGAAGACGAACGCTTTGTCCCTTGATGATCAGGAGCCGGGCAGCCTCGACGCGATTGCCGCGGATCCGTTTGCATCCCTGAAAGATTATGCGTCCGAGCGTCAGGATGACGCCGCCGCGATCCTGCAGGAATGGCTTGATGAAGACCGAAAGGTCGCTGTGAATGAGTAGTGCACTTCTCTCCAACCTGCCGCGATTTGACCGGGATGATCAGACCCATCCTGCCGAGCAGCTGAAACGCATGCTGGGCCAGATGCAGGCCGCTGCTGCGCGGCCCTCTGCCGCTACGCCACAAGCGGAGACACCGCCCGCGGAAGAGGCATCTTCATCGGAAGATATCGGGCCGCGGCTTGCTGAAGTCGAAAGTCTGATTGCTCAGCTTTCATCCACGCTGGTGCGGATTGAAGATGAAGCACGCGACCAGTCGGTGCAGGTGACCCAGGCCCTCGCTGCACGCTTGTTTCCTGAATTATCGCGGCAGTTTCTGGCCGACGAAATCGCCCGGCACCTTCCCGACCTTGTCCCCGCATCGGTGCCGGCGTTGGAAATCTGTGCGCAGCAGGAAATGCTGGACAAGCTGGACCCTATTATTGCGCGCGAGTCGTCACTGGCCGGGCGTTGCAAACTGGTTCCCGCAGAAACCGCTGGCGATCCCCGCGTTCTGGTTTCATGGAAGACTGGCGGCGTGACGTTCGATTTCGAGGGCCTGCTGGCAGCATGCCTTGCCCATCTGGACCCCTCCCACACAATGATTGAGGAGTAGACACTCATGGCCGCCCCCATGGAAGCCGAACAACAACCCACTGACGTCGAACGCCGAGATCCGTCTACGGGGAACCAGCACCGGCGCACGATTTTCAGCGTGCCGGTGACCGTCACCGTGTCGATTGGACAGGCGCGCCTCAGCGTGTCCGAAATTCTCGACTTGCAGCCGGAGTCGATTGTTCCGCTGACGTCTCGCATTGAAGACCCCGTCGACCTTACGATCGATAACAAGATCATTGCAAAGGGCGAGCTTGTCGAAACCGAAGACGGGTCGCTTGGAGTCAAAATCACGGAGATACCGGAGCAATCCTACGATGATCTGGGCTAGAGCAGGAGGCGTTTTCCTCCGCTTCGGCATTCTGATGATGTTCGCTGCGGTGGGCTTTGGGCTCGCCGCGCATGCACAAGGTGCCCCGCAGCTTGATCCGGTTCCCAGCCTGAACGATGTCCTCAACGGCAACGGGCAGGGTGGTCTCAGCCGCTCGGTGATCCAGCTGTTCCTGCTGGTATCTGTGCTCAGCCTGGTGCCGGCCATCGCCATGATGGTGACGTGCCTGCCGTTCATGGTCATCGTATTTTCGTTCATGCGTCAGGCGGTCGGTGTTCAGCAGGCTCCGCCCAATATGATGATCATGGCGTTGGCGATGTTTCTGACCTTCTTTGTCATGGAACCTGTTTTCACAAATGCATGGGACAACGGCATTTCCCCTTACATGGATGGTGTGCTGACGGAAGAACAGGCCTGGGTCATGACCACAGACCCGTTCCGGACATTCATGACCAACCGCACCGAGCCGGAAACACTTTATGTGCTGAGTGACGCCCTGAACCGGCCACTCGTTGAAGGGGAAGCCCCGTCCTTTCCATTGCTCGCGACCGGCTTCATGCTGTCGGAAGTCAAGCATGCCTTCCAGATCGGCTTTGTCATCTTTCTGCCTTTCATGGTGATCGATCTGGTCGTCGCATCCGTGCTGATGGCGGTCGGCATGATGATGGTACCGCCCACTGTTGTGTCTCTGCCATTCAAGCTGGGCTTTTTTGTTCTGGCGGATGGCTGGCTTAAGATTACAGAAGCCATTTTGCGCGGTTATGCAGGATGAGCTCAGTCCGCCCCGCCTCTAATGTCGAAAGCCTGCCAGCGCGCCGCGGGCAGAAGATGGGTGTGGCACCAGCACCGCAGCCGGTGTCGATCAGTTCTGCGCAACGCGCGGCAGTGATTATTGCCCTATTGGGGGAGGGGGCCGCCAGGCCGATTGTCGACAAGCTCGACGATGCTGCGTTGGCTAAGGTTGCGGCAGCGCTTGAAACCCTCTCCATGCTGACACGGGACGAGCTCATTGAAATCGTTATGGATTTCCTCGCCCGGTTGCGTAGAATAAACGGTGCGTTGCGGGGCGGGCGGACGCGCGCGAAGGAAGTCTTGTCCGGCGTCGTGGACTCCGGACGCCTCAGCCTTATTTTCACCGAGGACAGCGCGGAAACGGCGGCCGAAGAGGACGAAGACGAACTCAGCGTTTGGGAGCGTCTGGAGCGCAGAGAGCCCAAGCAGATTGCCGCCTATCTGTCGCGCCTGTCTCCGAACCTGATTGCACTGATCCTTCAGAAGCTGGACGTTTCTGTTTCTTCCGAAGTGCTGGGGCATATGGAAGGCGACAAGCTGGGCCCGATGATCGGCCACATGGTTGAGCCGCGCAAAGCAGACCCCGGGGTAGACCAGGTGCTCGGCCGCATGGTCGAGATGGAGTTTCTCAATGCCGTCCAGGAAGAAGCTGAGGAGGAGGGGGAGAACCTTGCTTCCGTCGGAGAGCTGCTAAGCCTCATTTCTTCCGAAAAGCGCGACAGCCTGGTCGCCTTCCTGCGGTCCAAGCATGAGGACAAGCTGGAAGGAATCGAAAAATCGATCTTCACCATCGAGGGTTTGCCCGACCTCCTGCCGAAAAATGCCGTGCCGGTTGTGTTCCGGGAAGTCGACCAATCCTTCGTGCTGAAGCTCCTCGGCACGTTGCAAGGGAGTAACAGCGCGGTATCTGACTACCTGCTCGGCAACATCTCCTCACGTATGGCGGATCAGTTGCGAGATGACCTCAGCGGGATGAAGCCATTGGACGCGGAGGCGGCCGAAACGGTCCAGCGTGAGTTCCTGAATACTCTGATGGGGCTCAAGCGGCGTGGTCTGATTGTACTTGAGCGCAGTGCAGAAAAGGACGCCTGAGGCGTCCGGTCTGAAACGCATCAGACTAATCTCTAGCGGACAACCAGTTCCGCGTGGATCGCACCAGCCGTTTTCATGGCACGGATGATATCTGCCATTTCCTGAGGCGTAACACCGAGCGCATTCAGGCCGGAAATCAGCTGTGACAGTGTCACATTTGGTTGCAGCATTGCGATATTTCCACTGCCTGTCTGGCCGATGGAAATTTCGGACCTTGGAAGCACTTGTGTTTCGCCCTGAGAGAACGGCCCGGGTTGGGATGCGACAGGTGACTCCGAGATCTTGATGGAAATATTGCCTTGCGCGATGGCGACGCGGGAGATGGTAACATCTGCGCCCATCACGATCGTGCCGGACTTTTCATCAATGACGATCCGGGCAGGCGCATTGACGGGCACGGTCAGGTTCTCGATCTCTGCCAGCAAGCGGGCAGGGGACACTTGCAGTGCTCCGAAGTTCAATTCCACGGTTCCGGGGTCACGCATGAAGGCGATCGGGCTGCCAACCCGTCCATTGATGACGTCCTCAATCCGCGCGGCGGTGGTGAAATCCGGGCTCCGCAAGGCCAGCGTCAGTTCGCGGCGCTGATTGAAGTCGTAAGCAAGTTCGCGCTCGACGCGGGCGCCATTTGGTACCGCACCCGTGGTAGGCGTTCCGCGCGTTTCGCGCGCACCTTGCGCCTGGACATCGATCCCGCTGACGATAATGGAACCCTGCGCAACCGCGTAGACTTCATTGTCGGCGCCTTTAAGTGGGGTGAGGATGAGCGTGCCGCCTTCGAGGCTTTTTGCATCACCGATGGAGGCAACCGTCACATCGACGCTGGATCCGGTCCTGGAGAATGAAGGCAACGTGGCCGTGACGAGAACGGCGGCCACGTTCTTCGGTTTGATCTCTTCTCCCTGAACATTCACGCCGAGACGTTCAAGCATGTAGGAAAGGGAGTCTTCTGTGAAGGGGGAGTTCTTCACCGTGTCGCCGGTGCCGTTCAGGCCGACGACAATGCCATAGCCAACCAGATCGTTCTGGCGAATGCCTTCCACATCCACAATATCGCGAATGCGTGTTTCGGCGCTTGCGGAGAAGGCCATGGTCGCAGCAGAAAATGCGGCAAAGAGCAGAGTGGTCCATTTCATGGCGCTATCTCATAAAGTTCAGTAGGCTGAGGTTGGCGAGCCTGGCAGTAAGTGTGTAGGAGGCTTCAAGACTGGTTTCGATTTGTTTCAACTCAGATGCGGCCTCGTATTGGTCTCGTGCCGTCATTTGATTGAATGAATGCGTAAGAACAGTCTCTTCTAAGTCCAGAGCGCTCTTCGACGACTCGATCTGGGCCTGAAGAATGCCGCGTTCTGCCCGTGCATTGGTCAGCGCGGCCTGGCCGTCTGCCAGGGTTTCTGTCGCCGCGATAAGAGCATCGCTGTTGCCATTGAACAAGGGCAGGTTTTCATCAGACCCCGACAGGGCAAGAACAGCGAGGCCCTGCAGCGTCTGGGTAATTGCCGGATCAGTTCCTGTCAGGCCGGCCGGGTCCGATGCGGTCACGGTTCCGGAATAGACATTGGCCTGCCACCCGCTGCCGGGCGTATTGAAATATGCATCCATCTGCGTGGCAAAGTCTGTTGCATCTGTGGCAGAGGCCGCCATAGAGCGGACATCAGCGAGAAAACCGTCCACGTCGCCGACGGGCTTGGTGTTCGTTGCGTCGCCAGAGAACAGGTAGCGTTCGCCATGCCGGGTGTTGAGCACGGAGAACGTTGAGGCCAGCGCTGCCTTGGCATCGCGTACCACAGATTCCCGGGCGGTAAAGTCTTCTGAGCCAAGCGCGGATTTCATTCGAACGCCGAGCTGTCCGATATTGTCGTCGATTGCTGTCAGTGACTGCTGGATGATGTCCAGCCGGGTTTCCTTGAGCGTGAGTTGGGTCCGCTCATTTGCGACATCGTCGATTGCTTTCTGTCCGAGCATTGCCTTGCCGATACGGCCCGACAGGTGTGCCGTCATGTCCTTGTATCGGCCTGTAACAGCTTCTTCCGAGCTTGTGTCCATGCGGTCACGCAACCGCACGATGGTCTCATTGAGGCCGGATGAGAGGTGAGTAATAGGCAGGGTCAGGCGCATGTCATCTGATCTCCATCAGCCGGTCGATCATATTGCTTGCAATTTCAATCACCCGGGCGTTCGCGGCATAGGACTGCTCGATGATCAGCAGATCCTGCATTTGCTGGTCAACGTCGACCCCGGTTTCGGAAACTTCAGCATCGGCCATGATCATGTATTGCGACGAGGTGGAAGAGACGATCGCTTCATGGCTGATCCGCTTCTGTCCGGTTGTCGAGGCAAACTGGGCCAGAAGTTCGCTGGAAGAATAGCTTCCCTGAAATCCACCGGAGTTCGTCGGGCGGACGGTTGTGATGGCGTCCAGCATGTTCCGGAGCGTCGTCGCGTTCCCGGATGGGCCCTCGTTTACAGCGCCGATGCCGTCTCGCAACCGCCAGATACTGCCGCCCTGGTCGGGATCGACGGCCGGATTGAGCGCCAGCCGTCCAGCAAGCCCCGGATCGCCGGACCCGTCTGAATCTACAAACAGGCCTTGCGCGCCAGGTGCCTTCGTCGGATCGATGGAATCGTCAGAAAGGCGGGCAATGAGGTCACCCGCCAGTGTATCGAGCTGGTCGCTGAAAGCAGGAAGGTCGGAATCGCGAAGCGTGAACAGAGCACCGAACATACCGCTTGAAACGGCGCCGTAAGAGGATGTTCCGGGTGTGATCGATACTCCCGCGACGGTCAGGCCGGAAAGTCCCCCGCCTGCGAGTGTCTGTGAAGGGCCAAATACGGTAGAAGGCGTAAATTCGATCTGCTTGGCATTTGTTTGCAGAAGGTAGACGCCTTCCTGCGTGACGATGTCGATGCCGCCGCTCTGACGCGGTACGGTCTGCACAGGCAGGTATTCTGAAATCTGGTCGAGCAGGCGGCCGCGTTCGTCTATCAGAGCCGCTGCCTGGCCGCTGGTGCGGTCGATCCTGGCGAGTTTCCCGTTGATGTCCTCAATGCCCTTCAGAGCGGCATTGACAGTGTCGACGCCGATTCCGATCTCGTGGTCCGTCTCTGCACGAAGGTTTGTGGCAAAGTCGGAGAGGGCGTTAAACTCATTTACGAGGGAGGTGGCCGCTTGAAGCGTCGCGGTCATATCCGATCCGGACTCCGGAGAGATAGCCAGATTGGACAGGGCATTTTCAAAGTTCGAGAAAAGACCGAACAGTCCGGACCCGTCCGCTGTGTTCCCGACCCGGGCGGAAATCGTGTTCCAGGTCGATGCAAACAGGTCGGCCTGTGAAAGGTCGCTACCGAGAGAACGGCGCTCGGCTGACAAGGCCTCATCGCCTGCACGGCTGATGCCGATGGACCGGACGCCGGCGCTTGTGCCACCCAGAATATTTTCGGCGACAACGAGCGAACGGCGGACATAGCCCGCCGTCGTCGAGTTCGAGACGTTTGTGGCAACAACGTCAGCCTTCAGACTTGTGATCTGAAGGCCCGACTGTGCCGCGTGGATGGCGCTGGATATGCTCACTTACGTGCTGTCCCCTTCAAGTGTGGATCAGCGCTTCAGATTGGTGGTTTCCTGCAGCATCTCATCTACGGTCTGAACAATTTTCGCGTTCGAAGAATAGGCCCGTTGTGTTTCGATGAGATCGGTCAGTTCCGCAGCGATATCTGTGGCTGATTCCATCAGCGAGTAGCCCGCAACGGTGCCAACCGGACCGGTGCCCGCATTCCACAGGTAAAGGCTTCCGGACGAAGAGGAGACTGAATAAGCCTGTCCATCGAGCGCTGTCAGACCATTCATGTTCGGCACGTCACCGACAGGAATCTGATAGAGCGTCCGGCGAAGGCCCGTGTCGTAGATCGCTTGCAGGTAGCCGTTCTCGTCGATCTCGACGGAGGCAAGGTCACCCAGCGGAGCGCCGTCCTTTGTCACCGCCGTTGGAGAGTAGGGGCCCGCCAGCTGGGTCACCCCTGCGCTGTCATCTATTCGACCGATGAAGACTTCAATGGGGCCATGTTCGAGGGTCATCGATAATTTGCCGGTGGCCGCGTCATAGCTAACACCGCCGCTGGCAGATGCCGACGCGATCCGGCCACCATTCGACGCTGTGTCGTCGAAGACAAGATTCAAATCGCCAAGAGACGTAACAGGATCACCGGCACTATCGAAGAATTTGACGTCCCATTCGTTTGACGACCCGGAAGCCGGAACGTTTGGAGTGAACTCCATGGTCATCGTCTGGGCACGGCCGAGATTGTCAAAGTACTCAATTGGCAGTGAATAAGGTTCACCAGAACCACCTGCGGTGGTCGCGTCTGCTGGCAGATTGATGCCTAGTTCCATGCTTGTTGTTGGTGATGCGGTAAATTGAGACGTTGCGATATTCACAGGCTCAAGGTTCAGGCCGCTGTTGCGGCTGACATTGCCGATGTCACCTGAAGAGTCGGCCGGCCAACCAAGCAGAAACATGCCACTCTGGGTGCGGAGGTAACCATTCTGGTCCGGGTAAAACGATCCGGTCGGCAGGAGCATGAGCGAACGTTCGGAAGGAACAGCACCGATTCCGCCCTCATTCGTTACCGGCAGGAGGCCTCGTTCAGTAACGGCAATGTCGGTGGCATTCCCGGTCGAGGTGAGCGGCCCTGTCGCAGCAATGTCTTTGAAGGAGTCGACCCGGACACCACCAGCCGCATACGCGGATGACCGTTGGTGAAGCACCATGCTCGAAAAGTCGACCTGGCTGCGCTTGTAGCCCAGGGTCGATGAGTTGGCGATGTTGTCGGAGATTGTCGAGAGACGGGCGGAGTTGACACCCAACCCCATCACGCCCGCGTTCAGGGACGAAGAAATGCTCATGTCGGTTGCTCCTGCAAAGTGACGCAACCATGAGTAATTCTGGTTGGTTAATGACGAGATAACCCCGCTTAACCTGATAAATTTACTGGGTCAGAATGGTAATAGAAATCCGGCGGTTCTGGGGGGCCGCGGGGTCTTCCGGGAGCAGGGGAGCTGAGTCGGCTTTTCCGGAAACTTCCCGGATACGGTCCGCTGGCATGCCTGAATGGACCAGGAGGCGCCGCGCGGTGTTGGCGCGATCTGCTGAAAGGTTCCAGTTGTCGTAAATACCGGCATTTCTATAGGTGCGATTGTCTGTATGTCCGACAATCTTCACCTGATTTTCAAAACTGCTGAATGAGTCAGCGACTTGTCCCATGAGGTCCGCCAGCAGTTCGGACGGATGGCTGGAACCAACGGGGAAGAGTGGGGTTTGGGCGGAATCCGTGATCTCCACGACGATCCCTTCTGGCGACATCTTGATCAACATATGTTCGGAAATCTGATGACCGTCTTCCGTCAGGCCTTTTTTAAGGGCTTCAAGTTGCGCGGCAATGGCGCGCTCGTCTGTTTTGTCTTTTGTCCCATGGGAGTCGATGGATTTCGATCGCGATGCGCCGGTCCCCATTTTCGCATAGGTTTCTTCGGTGAATATGGACGAGCCGTTCAGGCCATCTGACCCGCCGCCGGAGATGCGGCTGATCGGAATTGTCGGGTTGAAATAGTCTGCAATACCTTTGCGTTGATCCTCTGTCGTGGCGTTGAGCAACCACATCAGAAGGAAGAACGCCATCATTGCGGTGACGAAGTCGGCATAAGCCACTTTCCAGGCACCCCCATGGTGCCCGTCAGCTTTGACGACCTTCTTGCGCTTGATGATTGTCGTGTAAACGACTGGCTGTTGCTTGCTACTCATTAACCCTAACCATTTGAGGCAGTGGGTGTTCTCTAACAGACAGCCGTGAAGGAACGCTGCGGAGGCAATGGTTAACTTGCCCCACCTCGTTAATGGTTTTTCAACCGGTCACCACCATCACTGGTTAACGGGACGGTACGTTTTTTTAATAGGTGGCAAACTGTGTCTGCAGTTCTGCGGAAAAAGATCGACGCTGGGGCGGGCATTCCTCCCAGCATAATGCGACTGCAGCATTTCTGGCTGCAGCTGCAGGCCTGCACCCGGGATTGGGCGGCAGACACCTATGGTATACTTCCGGAAGTTACGCTCGCCAGTCGCCGGGTTGTGAACGGACAAGAGGCTCAGCAGAAATTTGAAGCGGAAAGCGGCTTCTATTTTTCAGCGGAAACGTCACCAGGTCTGGCCGGGATTGCAATCGACGCGGCTGGGTCCATTCGCAATGCGGCTGTTCGCATGGATCAGGATACTGACAGCCTTGGCGACGCCTCGCCGCTTTTCCTGAAATTGCTCGCTGAGCAGGCCGGGCTGGAGCTTTGCCGTCAGGTCACAATGGATCTGTTCGGTGCGCAAGAGAGGGCCTCCTCTGCGGCCGATCCGAGTGGCGCCGCCGGCAGTTTCGAGGCATCCAGCCGCTATCTCTTGTTGGAATACCAGCTCCAGATGGATGATGAAGTGTCAAGTGTCTGGTTCGCGTACTTGTTTGAATTCATACAACAACATGCAGTTTCAAGTCAGCGGGCAGCCGCTGACCGGAAGGGGCAGAGCAGACACCAGGGTCAAAGATCGCTGAACAACAGTATTCTCGCGTCCACGACGATGCTGGATGCTGTGCTGGACCGCCTGTCTCTGACAATTGGTGAATGCGCCAAGCTGGAAGTCGGCACCGTGCTGCCGCTCGCTGGCGCTGATGCAGGGCAGCTATCGTTGTCCGCAGATACGGTCAATGGGTGCGTCGATATCGGTACAGGTGAATTGGGCGTCTGGAAGCGTCAGAGGGCCTTGAAATTGAAGACACCGATATCAAAGACCTTTGCGCAGAAAATCGTGGATTCATAGCAATCATCCGTACTGAGATTGCTTGAAGGGAGTTGAGCAGTGAATGCAATTATAGGAATGCTGGTGACGGTTGCCATGGTCTTTGGTGGCTACATTCTTGCTGGCGGAAAGATGGCAATTATCACACATGCTCTTCCTTTCGAGGGCATGATGATCGGGGGGGCGGCGCTGGGTGCTTTCCTGGCAGCCAATGACTTGACCACCATCAAGCATACGGTCAGCGACGTTGTGTCGGTTTTCAAAGGGCCGAAATGGAAAAAGC is a window from the uncultured Hyphomonas sp. genome containing:
- a CDS encoding DUF6468 domain-containing protein; this translates as MPIQATDIAIILVSFAACAYCFVLNRRLKALQDTRDGLGATIMAMSKSVAAMSSSTKETRSHVGEMAARLGTQLEDAKQTCARLEELKASLEATQKEAVDQVTASQAELSTMMRIILDQSKTRIMEMNRVMQDMREMTEAADEDYRPLAETTGR
- a CDS encoding flagellar basal body-associated FliL family protein → MAKKGAAKAGETAADGGDQTSGKKSGGGFVGLAILAVGAMTSSFATVYVLASDPPTGPACPVAETGPSVEPIAQQDQSYVELQDILITIGSEPATRYLKMKVSIVTSDGGAGMVEKAEPVLIDAFTNYLRSVELSDFENPDFYAHMREQLSRRSELVLGGGVSQGVLITEFLLR
- a CDS encoding flagellar basal body P-ring protein FlgI, producing the protein MKWTTLLFAAFSAATMAFSASAETRIRDIVDVEGIRQNDLVGYGIVVGLNGTGDTVKNSPFTEDSLSYMLERLGVNVQGEEIKPKNVAAVLVTATLPSFSRTGSSVDVTVASIGDAKSLEGGTLILTPLKGADNEVYAVAQGSIIVSGIDVQAQGARETRGTPTTGAVPNGARVERELAYDFNQRRELTLALRSPDFTTAARIEDVINGRVGSPIAFMRDPGTVELNFGALQVSPARLLAEIENLTVPVNAPARIVIDEKSGTIVMGADVTISRVAIAQGNISIKISESPVASQPGPFSQGETQVLPRSEISIGQTGSGNIAMLQPNVTLSQLISGLNALGVTPQEMADIIRAMKTAGAIHAELVVR
- the flgK gene encoding flagellar hook-associated protein FlgK; this translates as MSISSAIHAAQSGLQITSLKADVVATNVSNSTTAGYVRRSLVVAENILGGTSAGVRSIGISRAGDEALSAERRSLGSDLSQADLFASTWNTISARVGNTADGSGLFGLFSNFENALSNLAISPESGSDMTATLQAATSLVNEFNALSDFATNLRAETDHEIGIGVDTVNAALKGIEDINGKLARIDRTSGQAAALIDERGRLLDQISEYLPVQTVPRQSGGIDIVTQEGVYLLQTNAKQIEFTPSTVFGPSQTLAGGGLSGLTVAGVSITPGTSSYGAVSSGMFGALFTLRDSDLPAFSDQLDTLAGDLIARLSDDSIDPTKAPGAQGLFVDSDGSGDPGLAGRLALNPAVDPDQGGSIWRLRDGIGAVNEGPSGNATTLRNMLDAITTVRPTNSGGFQGSYSSSELLAQFASTTGQKRISHEAIVSSTSSQYMIMADAEVSETGVDVDQQMQDLLIIEQSYAANARVIEIASNMIDRLMEIR
- the fliF gene encoding flagellar basal-body MS-ring/collar protein FliF, encoding MLAIAVLGVVGIMSVMVQGAMKQPMGLLYSGLDASVTGEIIDELDKRGTRYEIKGDAILVPQKDRDAIRFALARDGLPKQSVQGYELLDNVNGFSVTSEMYNAAYWRAKEGELTRTILAVPGIKSARVHIGASLRSGFARSDPAQTASVTLSSAHDLTKSQAQGIQYLVALAVSGLSPDEVAVIDLNKGILAGPGASSTEQAGVAAETQEAQLEQKVLHLLEARVGPGNARVSVSVDVSHERQRTSAVTYDPDSRVVRSRTTGDVAETSGGTSGALTVSSNLPQGNAPSGSQSNSTVKNSSESVSYEINETRTETERLPGQVQRMSVAVLVNEQVLGLDPAAPDAATVNDEMVANFRQLVTSAIGLEPGRGDSLTVEFMPFQAAPVEELAAAPGMMEQLMERYFWSGIQILVLGLVVIVLALGVIRPMLKQPKTNALSLDDQEPGSLDAIAADPFASLKDYASERQDDAAAILQEWLDEDRKVAVNE
- a CDS encoding flagellar type III secretion system pore protein FliP codes for the protein MIWARAGGVFLRFGILMMFAAVGFGLAAHAQGAPQLDPVPSLNDVLNGNGQGGLSRSVIQLFLLVSVLSLVPAIAMMVTCLPFMVIVFSFMRQAVGVQQAPPNMMIMALAMFLTFFVMEPVFTNAWDNGISPYMDGVLTEEQAWVMTTDPFRTFMTNRTEPETLYVLSDALNRPLVEGEAPSFPLLATGFMLSEVKHAFQIGFVIFLPFMVIDLVVASVLMAVGMMMVPPTVVSLPFKLGFFVLADGWLKITEAILRGYAG
- a CDS encoding FliG C-terminal domain-containing protein → MAPAPQPVSISSAQRAAVIIALLGEGAARPIVDKLDDAALAKVAAALETLSMLTRDELIEIVMDFLARLRRINGALRGGRTRAKEVLSGVVDSGRLSLIFTEDSAETAAEEDEDELSVWERLERREPKQIAAYLSRLSPNLIALILQKLDVSVSSEVLGHMEGDKLGPMIGHMVEPRKADPGVDQVLGRMVEMEFLNAVQEEAEEEGENLASVGELLSLISSEKRDSLVAFLRSKHEDKLEGIEKSIFTIEGLPDLLPKNAVPVVFREVDQSFVLKLLGTLQGSNSAVSDYLLGNISSRMADQLRDDLSGMKPLDAEAAETVQREFLNTLMGLKRRGLIVLERSAEKDA
- a CDS encoding FliM/FliN family flagellar motor C-terminal domain-containing protein produces the protein MAAPMEAEQQPTDVERRDPSTGNQHRRTIFSVPVTVTVSIGQARLSVSEILDLQPESIVPLTSRIEDPVDLTIDNKIIAKGELVETEDGSLGVKITEIPEQSYDDLG
- a CDS encoding flagellin, with translation MRLTLPITHLSSGLNETIVRLRDRMDTSSEEAVTGRYKDMTAHLSGRIGKAMLGQKAIDDVANERTQLTLKETRLDIIQQSLTAIDDNIGQLGVRMKSALGSEDFTARESVVRDAKAALASTFSVLNTRHGERYLFSGDATNTKPVGDVDGFLADVRSMAASATDATDFATQMDAYFNTPGSGWQANVYSGTVTASDPAGLTGTDPAITQTLQGLAVLALSGSDENLPLFNGNSDALIAATETLADGQAALTNARAERGILQAQIESSKSALDLEETVLTHSFNQMTARDQYEAASELKQIETSLEASYTLTARLANLSLLNFMR